The following are from one region of the Vicugna pacos unplaced genomic scaffold, VicPac4 scaffold_220, whole genome shotgun sequence genome:
- the LOC140695461 gene encoding heat shock transcription factor, Y-linked-like, whose product MLFEMAHISSEIQDVPPKDGPTDSGNPGRSLSCDQTFSGDLDLRCMIEENAFQTLSEKSLIKRPCYTHCVLEPDEDNDFRSLTFPRKLWKMAGSDQFKSIWWDDNGTSIVIDEDVFKKEVLERKAPFRIFETGSMKSLVRQLNLYGFSKVRQKFQRSACLVDFLAEEKEASVLSKLQFYHNPNFKRGCPQLLVRIKRRVGIKNASLVSLLARDFNKKHFKGGSNVAKNNSDFVADTSGESAFLPSEDSNMPLIRKPSIGHIICDKTTPLRGDFSPPSSTSVRPPENIAVAQLAILNQLTTVHGHSQSSYTEANGRVVNFITTTTSTSQYSILSPLQSNYFGLMVEPSYFPNRYHNISANEGRFCKLQPVSNPRFPVPVIADTSATSISRPTHQTSSVYERHPNYN is encoded by the exons atgttatttgagatggcacatatttcttcagaaattcaagatgtgcctcctaaagatggaccaactgattcaggaaaccccggtagatctctatcgtgtgatcaaacattctctggggacttggacttgaggtgtatgattgaagaaaatgcttttcagactttgtctgaaaaatccttgataaaaagaccatgttacacacattgtgtcttggaaccagatgaagataatgattttcgttctctgacatttccaagaaaactctggaaaatggctgggagtgaccaatttaaatccatctggtgggatgataatggaacttccatagtgattgatgaagatgtctttaagaaggaagttttggaaagaaaggcccctttcagaatatttgaaactggaagtatgaaaagtttagttagacagcttaacctttatgggtttagtaaagtgcggcagaaatttcaaagatctgcttgtctagttgactttctggcagaagaaaaagaagcctctgttttaagcaag ctgcagttctaccataatccaaattttaaacgaggctgtcctcagcttttagtgagaataaaaagaagagttgggattaaaaatgcctctctggtgtctttattggctcgagatttcaacaagaagcactttaaaggaggaagtaatgttgctaaaaataattctgattttgtggctgacactagtggagaaagtgcatttttaccttctgaagattcaaacatgcctctaataagaaagccctctattggccacataatttgtgataaaactaccccgctcagaggtgatttttctcctccatcatcaacgtcagttagaccaccagaaaataTTGCAGTGGCACaactagctattttaaatcagttgaccactgtccacgggcactctcaaagcagctacactgaagcaaatggccgtgttgtgaacttcattacaactacaacttctacttctcaatacagcattttgtcccccttacagagcaattattttggactgatggtggagccttcttattttccaaatagatatcacaacatatctgccaatgaaggtcgtttttgtaaacttcaacctgtg